A DNA window from Ictalurus punctatus breed USDA103 chromosome 11, Coco_2.0, whole genome shotgun sequence contains the following coding sequences:
- the kbtbd12 gene encoding kelch repeat and BTB domain-containing protein 12 → MDLRAKHGLMLLEQLNHMREAEQLTDVVLIAEGLSFPCHRSVLAAFSPYFRVMFTCGLRESVNRQVVLRDMPAQSLALLLEYMYSSKLPLSPDNVQGISVAAFLLQMDDVFKRCQIYMTDNMDASNCLGIYYYARDLGAEELVDQAQRYLRQHFTEVCMSEEVLELEAYQLGALLASDDLNVTREETILDVVLRWVKHCSVGVSLGEENRASQLPELLQKVRLPLVSVSYLKETLRRNTALLADAECLQMMEDAIEAAGLHPEAPARRLKLRYGMETTDLLLCIGNDNGGIRSRYGSFSDRSFCYAPTTGRTFFITSPRYGDALGYVCAGVVTERNDIVVAGELGPRRLARQKEKNVEIFKYNEEAQGSWKHLSSAEYRDSYALSSLGDNLYLIGGQMMLKNQYLITNSVARWSLQGGPWRSAAPLPMPLAHHSVVRMKNCLYVLGGRTPQTYHADEEPDRMSNRLLVYDPENNKWNELCPMKYSKYRCSAVALNGEIYVIGGIGCEGVDRGQSRRCLDAVEIYNPDGDFWRDGPPLPWPLLSLRSNAPNAGVVDGKLYACGYYKGADRHDIITKDILQLDPWENVWTVVVKQAVMHDSYDVCLVANLNPRRLIPPPADLVDE, encoded by the exons ATGGATCTGAGAGCTAAGCATGGTCTGATGCTGTTGGAACAGCTGAATCACATGCGTGAAGCGGAGCAGTTAACAGATGTGGTACTTATTGCGGAAGGCCTCAGCTTCCCATGTCACCGGTCAGTTCTTGCTGCGTTCAGCCCATATTTCCGGGTCATGTTTACCTGTGGCCTGCGTGAGAGTGTAAACCGCCAGGTGGTACTGAGAGACATGCCAGCTCAAAGCTTAGCCCTCTTACTGGAATACATGTACAGCTCCAAGCTTCCACTTTCCCCTGACAACGTACAGGGTATCTCAGTCGCCGCATTCCTCTTGCAGATGGATGATGTCTTTAAGCGCTGCCAAATCTATATGACAGACAACATGGATGCCTCCAACTGCCTGGGGATCTATTACTATGCACGCGATTTGGGAGCTGAAGAATTAGTAGACCAGGCTCAGCGTTACCTCCGGCAGCACTTCACAGAGGTGTGTATGAGCGAGGAGGTGCTGGAGCTGGAAGCCTATCAACTTGGGGCGTTGCTAGCTTCAGATGACCTTAATGTCACCCGAGAGGAAACCATTCTTGACGTAGTGCTGCGATGGGTGAAACATTGCTCAGTTGGAGTGagtctgggggaggaaaatcGTGCCAGTCAGCTGCCAGAACTCTTACAGAAGGTACGCCTTCCACTGGTGAGTGTCAGCTACCTGAAGGAGACACTGCGCCGCAACACAGCACTGCTGGCTGATGCAGAATGTCTACAGATGATGGAGGATGCAATTGAAGCGGCAGGTCTGCATCCAGAGGCTCCAGCCCGACGGCTGAAGCTACGTTATGGCATGGAAACGACCGATCTACTGCTATGCATTGGCAATGATAACGGAGGAATACGCTCACGCTATGGAAGCTTTTCAGACCGCAGCTTCTGTTACGCTCCCACAACTGGGCGCACATTTTTCATCACTTCCCCTCGATACGGTGATGCCCTTGGATATGTATGCGCTGGGGTTGTCACGGAACGCAATGATATTGTTGTTGCTGGAGAGTTAGGGCCACGAAGGTTGGCAAGACAAAAGGAGAAGAATGTGGAGATTTTCAA atataaTGAGGAAGCTCAGGGTAGCTGGAAGCACCTGAGCTCAGCAGAATACCGTGACTCAtatgccctgagttccctgggtgATAACCTGTACCTAATAGGGGGTCAGATGATGCTGAAGAATCAGTACCTCATCACCAACAGTGTTGCACGCTGGTCTTTACAGGGCGGCCCTTGGCGCAGTGCCGCCCCTTTACCAATGCCCTTGGCCCATCACAGTGTTGTCCGGATGAAAAACTGCCTTTATGTCCTTGGAGGAAGGACACCACAG ACATATCATGCGGATGAGGAGCCTGACCGTATGAGTAACCGCCTGCTTGTGTATGACCCAGAGAACAACAAGTGGAATGAGCTCTGTCCTATGAAATATTCCAAATATCGCTGCAGTGCAGTGGCCCTCAATGGGGAGATTTATGTTATAG GTGGTATTGGATGTGAGGGTGTAGATCGCGGACAGTCACGCCGCTGTCTTGATGCAGTAGAAATCTACAACCCTGATGGCGATTTCTGGAGGGATGGTCCTCCCTTACCCTGGCCACTTTTGTCACTGCGAAGCAATGCACCAAATGCTGGGGTGGTGGATGGAAAACTATATGCTTGTGGATACTATAAAGGAGCAG ACCGCCATGACATCATCACCAAGGATATCCTGCAGTTGGATCCATGGGAGAATGTGTGGACTGTGGTGGTTAAACAGGCTGTGATGCACGACAGTTATGACGTGTGTCTGGTGGCGAACCTTAACCCACGAAGACTCATACCCCCTCCAGCTGACTTGGTGGATGAATAA
- the iho1 gene encoding interactor of HORMAD1 protein 1 isoform X1, which produces MKPNIWNVKDILNVPMNSVSARPGKGGATSDYSSLPDSQFLFGSQTWPENSQSFSQEISGQSRGSQQASQEMYETKVSTNYHSKPVLFCDSKVTNILGGRAMGILDRFEEEKRKAKEIEILVGVRQLHESLENIKKTFLNCIDGSCDITRAAVAEGMDHFRKTIQDHFATIKEHIASQTELLMSQTRKEMDNETKTSLALKDFSSLVLSLQRDLELLKVEQSKAQRLLGEILSLLGTIMTARSTGAHHGPVRMIDNTVQTSPGLVAQFCVVSEERRYYEGLKLCSEAFNFSEGRVDQSICPVKKTSLEKPNRGASFQAIGTQHFEKQRHIGTERSDPNGWQKSYHLHSVTTSSPSPVASSTVTALVQDPKNYMVGSPVHVEPVKSLNDTNKSKSATWIEVPREKKVPKRAQRYQTFKKKKRALILPQRRPNQGMTLNNTFEDSQHDEDQENRGSQSAVSAYQKTSKAVSENRLPLQQQSTTRLMNISECGQHLNPWSWSQSSNSSQVTVEYQRAEWETAKPEQKANTIQRPRVTWQLFDFISDSD; this is translated from the exons ATGAAGCCGAACATTTGGAATGTAAAGGATATTTTGAACGTCCCAATGAACTCTGT GAGTGCAAGACCAGGTAAGGGAGGTGCCACCAGTGACTACTCGAGCCTGCCTGACTCTCAGTTTCTGTTTGGGTCTCAAACCTGGCCTGAAAATTCTCAAAGCTTTTCCCAGGAGATAAGTGGACAGTCCAGAGGCTCTCAACAGGCCTCACAGGAG ATGTATGAAACGAAGGTGTCAACCAACTATCACTCCAAGCCTGTACTGTTTTGTGATAGCAAAGTAACCAACATTTTGGGTGGTAGAGCCATGGGTATTTTAGACAGATttgaagaggagaagagaaaagcTAAAGAGAT TGAAATTCTGGTTGGAGTCCGGCAGTTGCATGAAAGCCTGGAAAAT ATCAAAAAGACTTTTCTGAACTGTATTGATGGAAGTTGTGATATAACCCGAGCAGCAGTGGCTGAAGGAATGGATCATTtcagaaaaacaa TTCAGGATCATTTTGCCACCATAAAGGAACACATAGCAAGTCAGACTGAACTGCTAATGAGCCAAACGCGTAAAGAGATGGACAATGAGACTAAG ACATCATTAGCTCTGAAAGACTTCAGCTCACTTGTGCTCAGCCTCCAGCGGGACTTGGAATTACTAAAAGTGGAACAAAGCAAGGCGCAGCGTCTGCTTGGAGAGATTTTGTCTCTGCTTGGCACAATAATGACTGCTCGCTCCACTGGAGCTCATCACGGACCTGTCCGAATGATCGACAACACTGTTCAGACATCACCTGGTTTGGTAGCGCAGTTCTGTGTTGTTTCAGAAGAAAGGCGTTATTATGAAGGTCTGAAGCTGTGCAGTGAAGCATTTAATTTCTCAGAGGGAAGAGTAGACCAGAGTATTTGTCCTGTTAAAAAAACATCTCTAGAGAAACCTAACAGAGGAGCATCTTTCCAGGCCATAGGCACTCAGCATTTTGAGAAGCAACGGCACATAGGAACGGAGAGGTCTGACCCCAATGGCTGGCAAAAGTCTTACCATCTGCACTCCGTTACAACCAGTTCTCCAAGCCCAGTGGCTTCTAGCACTGTCACTGCTCTTGTACAGGATCCTAAGAATTACATGGTTGGAAGCCCTGTACATGTAGAACCAGTAAAGTCTTTGAACGATACGAATAAGAGCAAATCAGCAACCTGGATTGAGGTGcccagagagaaaaaagtgcCTAAGCGAGCACAGAGATATCAGACCttcaagaaaaagaagagagctTTGATTCTGCCACAGAGACGCCCTAATCAAGGGATGACTTTGAATAATACGTTTGAAGATAGTCAACATGATGAAGACCAAGAAAACAGGGGGTCTCAGTCAGCGGTCAGTGCCTATCAGAAAACCAGCAAAGCTGTTTCAGAGAACCGTTTACCACTGCAGCAGCAAAGCACAACTAGACTGATGAATATTAGTGAATGTGGACAGCACCTGAATCCTTGGTCCTGGTCCCAGAGCAGCAACAGTTCGCAGGTGACTGTGGAATACCAGCGAGCTGAATGGGAGACAGCGAAGCCTGAGCAAAAAGCCAATACTATACAGAGACCGAGAGTTACTTGGCAGCTCTTTGACTTCATCAGTGACTCTGATTAA
- the iho1 gene encoding interactor of HORMAD1 protein 1 isoform X2 — translation MYETKVSTNYHSKPVLFCDSKVTNILGGRAMGILDRFEEEKRKAKEIEILVGVRQLHESLENIKKTFLNCIDGSCDITRAAVAEGMDHFRKTIQDHFATIKEHIASQTELLMSQTRKEMDNETKTSLALKDFSSLVLSLQRDLELLKVEQSKAQRLLGEILSLLGTIMTARSTGAHHGPVRMIDNTVQTSPGLVAQFCVVSEERRYYEGLKLCSEAFNFSEGRVDQSICPVKKTSLEKPNRGASFQAIGTQHFEKQRHIGTERSDPNGWQKSYHLHSVTTSSPSPVASSTVTALVQDPKNYMVGSPVHVEPVKSLNDTNKSKSATWIEVPREKKVPKRAQRYQTFKKKKRALILPQRRPNQGMTLNNTFEDSQHDEDQENRGSQSAVSAYQKTSKAVSENRLPLQQQSTTRLMNISECGQHLNPWSWSQSSNSSQVTVEYQRAEWETAKPEQKANTIQRPRVTWQLFDFISDSD, via the exons ATGTATGAAACGAAGGTGTCAACCAACTATCACTCCAAGCCTGTACTGTTTTGTGATAGCAAAGTAACCAACATTTTGGGTGGTAGAGCCATGGGTATTTTAGACAGATttgaagaggagaagagaaaagcTAAAGAGAT TGAAATTCTGGTTGGAGTCCGGCAGTTGCATGAAAGCCTGGAAAAT ATCAAAAAGACTTTTCTGAACTGTATTGATGGAAGTTGTGATATAACCCGAGCAGCAGTGGCTGAAGGAATGGATCATTtcagaaaaacaa TTCAGGATCATTTTGCCACCATAAAGGAACACATAGCAAGTCAGACTGAACTGCTAATGAGCCAAACGCGTAAAGAGATGGACAATGAGACTAAG ACATCATTAGCTCTGAAAGACTTCAGCTCACTTGTGCTCAGCCTCCAGCGGGACTTGGAATTACTAAAAGTGGAACAAAGCAAGGCGCAGCGTCTGCTTGGAGAGATTTTGTCTCTGCTTGGCACAATAATGACTGCTCGCTCCACTGGAGCTCATCACGGACCTGTCCGAATGATCGACAACACTGTTCAGACATCACCTGGTTTGGTAGCGCAGTTCTGTGTTGTTTCAGAAGAAAGGCGTTATTATGAAGGTCTGAAGCTGTGCAGTGAAGCATTTAATTTCTCAGAGGGAAGAGTAGACCAGAGTATTTGTCCTGTTAAAAAAACATCTCTAGAGAAACCTAACAGAGGAGCATCTTTCCAGGCCATAGGCACTCAGCATTTTGAGAAGCAACGGCACATAGGAACGGAGAGGTCTGACCCCAATGGCTGGCAAAAGTCTTACCATCTGCACTCCGTTACAACCAGTTCTCCAAGCCCAGTGGCTTCTAGCACTGTCACTGCTCTTGTACAGGATCCTAAGAATTACATGGTTGGAAGCCCTGTACATGTAGAACCAGTAAAGTCTTTGAACGATACGAATAAGAGCAAATCAGCAACCTGGATTGAGGTGcccagagagaaaaaagtgcCTAAGCGAGCACAGAGATATCAGACCttcaagaaaaagaagagagctTTGATTCTGCCACAGAGACGCCCTAATCAAGGGATGACTTTGAATAATACGTTTGAAGATAGTCAACATGATGAAGACCAAGAAAACAGGGGGTCTCAGTCAGCGGTCAGTGCCTATCAGAAAACCAGCAAAGCTGTTTCAGAGAACCGTTTACCACTGCAGCAGCAAAGCACAACTAGACTGATGAATATTAGTGAATGTGGACAGCACCTGAATCCTTGGTCCTGGTCCCAGAGCAGCAACAGTTCGCAGGTGACTGTGGAATACCAGCGAGCTGAATGGGAGACAGCGAAGCCTGAGCAAAAAGCCAATACTATACAGAGACCGAGAGTTACTTGGCAGCTCTTTGACTTCATCAGTGACTCTGATTAA
- the akap14 gene encoding A-kinase anchor protein 14, with protein sequence MDTKPGDDLLDLRASELVKSVLDGAQCTLTRAPTPDSNQLDFKIRNIDWVACKDFTISVGKTQIEQYMSTWEVEPRWLFSVQFLQENELEFEKQFHYRALWSMPSRRCPVPHSTASVYFTFSTSSTKPSTMPVRVRFQVESSETVHTPGKTRFREKWLKDVIESKALLMDTITF encoded by the coding sequence ATGGATACTAAACCAGGAGATGATCTGCTGGATCTCAGAGCCTCTGAGCTCGTTAAGAGTGTGTTAGACGGCGCTCAGTGCACGCTGACTCGCGCGCCAACACCGGACAGCAACCAGCTGGATTTCAAGATCAGGAACATCGACTGGGTCGCTTGCAAAGACTTTACAATCAGTGTAGGAAAAACCCAAATCGAGCAGTATATGAGCACCTGGGAGGTGGAGCCGAGGTGGTTGTTCAGCGTCCAGTTCCTGCAGGAGAATGAGCTGGAGTTTGAGAAACAGTTCCACTACAGGGCGCTGTGGAGCATGCCGAGCCGCCGCTGCCCTGTACCTCACAGCACAGCGTCGGTCTACTTCACCTTCAGCACCTCCTCTACCAAACCAAGCACGATGCCTGTGCGAGTCAGGTTTCAGGTAGAATCCAGCGAGACGGTGCATACTCCAGGAAAAACCAGATTCCGAGAAAAATGGCTGAAGGACGTTATTGAAAGCAAGGCACTGCTTATGGATACCATCACTTTTTAA